In Novosphingobium sp. MMS21-SN21R, a single genomic region encodes these proteins:
- a CDS encoding ABC transporter ATP-binding protein gives MTATPSPILSLQHVWVEYDDKIVLEDVDLDIAAGSFVSIVGPSGAGKSSLLRVILGQERPTRGRILLDGTPLSPECGPDRGVVFQRYSVFPHLSALRNTIFGLECAKAPLTARLFGSSANAAIAEATEMLEAVGLGDSLHLFPAQMSGGMQQRLAIAQALIKRPRILLLDEPFGALDPGIRTDMHALINQLWRDYALTIIMVTHDIREAFTLGTRVLALDKRRHDPHAPHRFGATAVYDLALRKDPEPATSEAAPIPLPQVANS, from the coding sequence TTGACCGCCACACCCAGCCCCATCCTCAGCCTGCAGCATGTGTGGGTCGAATATGACGACAAGATCGTCCTCGAAGACGTCGATCTCGACATTGCCGCAGGATCGTTCGTTTCCATCGTCGGCCCCTCAGGCGCGGGCAAGAGTAGCCTGTTGCGCGTCATTCTTGGGCAGGAACGCCCAACGCGCGGCCGCATCCTGCTCGACGGAACACCGCTTTCGCCTGAATGCGGACCGGACCGGGGCGTCGTGTTTCAGCGCTATTCGGTGTTCCCGCACCTGTCCGCTTTGCGCAACACCATCTTCGGCCTGGAATGCGCGAAAGCACCCCTGACCGCCCGCCTGTTCGGCTCGTCTGCAAATGCTGCCATCGCTGAAGCAACCGAGATGCTTGAAGCAGTCGGCCTTGGCGATTCCCTGCACCTGTTCCCTGCGCAGATGTCGGGCGGGATGCAGCAGCGCCTCGCCATCGCGCAGGCCCTCATCAAGCGCCCGCGCATCCTCCTGCTCGACGAACCGTTCGGCGCGCTCGATCCTGGCATCCGCACCGATATGCACGCGCTGATCAACCAGCTCTGGCGCGATTATGCGCTGACGATCATCATGGTCACGCACGACATCCGCGAGGCGTTCACACTCGGCACGCGCGTCCTTGCGCTCGACAAGCGCCGCCACGATCCGCACGCCCCGCACCGCTTTGGCGCGACGGCGGTCTACGACCTTGCCCTGCGCAAGGACCCGGAACCCGCCACGTCCGAAGCCGCGCCCATTCCGCTCCCGCAAGTCGCCAACAGCTAA
- a CDS encoding CopG family ribbon-helix-helix protein: protein MSLPGELFRQLDVMVEERGLPSRSQLIAELIRHSLAEHEAYTRPDEMLAGTVTIVYRGDRGRVRHQLAQTQTDYLKEVISSQHVFLEDDQSLEVLLVQGPAVRLKELCDALRRVRGVHQLQLVTTTALLPPLYEPDAAENAEGAAA, encoded by the coding sequence ATGAGCCTCCCCGGCGAACTGTTCCGCCAGCTCGACGTCATGGTCGAGGAACGTGGACTGCCGTCGCGCTCGCAGCTCATCGCCGAACTCATCCGCCATTCCCTCGCCGAGCATGAGGCCTATACCCGTCCCGACGAGATGCTCGCCGGGACGGTCACCATCGTCTATCGCGGCGATCGCGGGCGCGTGCGCCACCAGCTGGCCCAGACCCAGACCGACTATCTGAAGGAGGTGATCTCCTCGCAACACGTTTTCCTTGAGGACGACCAGTCGCTCGAAGTCCTGCTGGTCCAGGGCCCCGCCGTCCGCCTCAAGGAACTGTGCGACGCGCTGCGCCGGGTGCGCGGGGTGCACCAGCTCCAGCTTGTTACCACGACTGCGCTGCTTCCGCCGCTCTACGAGCCGGACGCCGCCGAAAATGCCGAAGGAGCAGCCGCATGA
- a CDS encoding urea amidolyase associated protein UAAP1, with translation MSAVLSDPLAARDHARSMAGTVVDAMPVLPPIADDLPDGVSPTDVVWEETIAAGGYATRRLSRGTRLRLIDLKGDACASLLVFNAEMPSERLNVADTVKVQWNAYLGQGKLLLSDMGRVMMSILEDSAGTHDAFCGTSNAATNAAKYGEGSNSGAHPSGRDRFLLGAAKHGLQRRDVHPCVNLFKGATIADDGAIVPQVGPYDPGRSVVLRAEMDVIVVIANCPHVLDPRAEYTVTPLRATAWRGPVTPDDDTIRTATPEGLRAFLNVEDYFRR, from the coding sequence ATGAGCGCCGTCCTGTCCGATCCCCTCGCCGCCCGCGATCATGCGCGCAGCATGGCGGGCACTGTGGTTGACGCAATGCCGGTCCTGCCACCAATCGCGGACGACCTCCCCGATGGCGTGAGCCCCACCGATGTGGTGTGGGAAGAGACCATAGCAGCAGGCGGCTATGCCACGCGGCGGCTCTCGCGCGGCACGCGGCTGCGGTTGATCGACCTCAAGGGCGATGCCTGTGCCTCGCTGCTGGTGTTCAACGCCGAGATGCCCTCCGAGCGGTTGAACGTGGCCGACACGGTGAAGGTGCAGTGGAACGCCTATCTGGGGCAAGGCAAGTTGCTGCTGTCCGATATGGGCAGGGTAATGATGAGCATTCTGGAGGATAGCGCGGGTACGCACGATGCCTTCTGCGGCACCTCGAACGCGGCGACAAACGCCGCGAAATATGGCGAGGGCAGCAATAGCGGTGCCCACCCCAGCGGGCGCGACCGCTTTCTGCTCGGTGCGGCCAAGCACGGGCTGCAGCGGCGCGACGTCCACCCTTGCGTGAACCTGTTCAAGGGCGCGACAATTGCCGACGATGGCGCAATCGTCCCGCAAGTCGGCCCCTACGATCCGGGCCGCAGCGTCGTTCTGCGCGCGGAAATGGACGTGATCGTGGTGATCGCGAATTGCCCGCACGTGCTCGATCCCCGCGCTGAATATACCGTCACCCCGCTGCGCGCGACGGCTTGGCGCGGGCCGGTCACGCCCGATGACGACACTATCCGCACCGCGACGCCCGAAGGCCTGCGCGCCTTCCTGAACGTCGAAGACTATTTCCGCCGCTGA
- a CDS encoding urea amidolyase associated protein UAAP2, whose translation MSVDPHLAGLAGKVVHDIIVPARAPWLHHVAAGQTLRIVDLEGNQAVDFLLYATADDAERYSAQDTVAAQGNLFLREGTVLRSNEGRAMMTIAATSVDYHDTIGGACSCESNTLRYGHHTKAEHACVENFLEANLTEGRGKRDIVSNINFFMNVPVEPDGSLGIVDGISAPGLTVDLHANMDVTVVVSNCPQINNPCNGFNPTPVRMIVTA comes from the coding sequence ATGAGCGTCGATCCACATCTCGCCGGCCTTGCCGGCAAAGTCGTCCACGATATCATCGTGCCCGCCCGCGCGCCTTGGCTCCATCATGTCGCCGCAGGGCAAACGCTGCGCATTGTCGATCTCGAAGGCAACCAGGCGGTTGATTTCCTGCTCTATGCCACGGCAGACGATGCCGAGCGCTACAGTGCGCAGGACACGGTGGCGGCACAAGGCAACCTGTTTCTGCGCGAAGGCACGGTACTGCGCTCGAACGAAGGCCGGGCGATGATGACCATCGCGGCCACCTCTGTCGACTATCACGATACCATCGGCGGCGCATGCTCGTGCGAATCCAACACGTTGCGCTATGGCCACCACACCAAGGCCGAACACGCCTGCGTCGAGAACTTCCTTGAGGCCAACCTCACAGAAGGGCGCGGCAAGCGCGACATCGTCTCGAACATCAACTTCTTCATGAACGTGCCGGTCGAACCGGACGGCTCGCTCGGGATCGTCGACGGCATTTCTGCCCCCGGCCTCACTGTGGACCTGCACGCCAATATGGACGTCACAGTGGTCGTCTCGAACTGCCCGCAGATCAACAACCCTTGCAACGGGTTCAACCCTACCCCCGTCCGGATGATCGTTACCGCATGA